The DNA sequence CTCGGTATAATTTTGTGTACACATACACTTAATTATATTACCATATTaataaaagtagtttaattttttaaataaattaagtaaataaaaatataaaaaagtttttattgaacttttactaattttatttatAGCTAATCACTATTATCTCATATCCCAGAGATAAATATACACAAAAAGACAATCTTACTTagcatatataattattattattattattattatccctaGTGAAATTCCCTGTGTCTCATCGCTCGCTTGTTGCTCCCTCACTCACTCACTAACCCCACTCACCTTACCCCCTTTATGTAGACAGATCTTCATCCTCTCGTTCCCATACTCCAAACACAAATTCTCAACTAAAAGAACCTAAACCCTACTACACCTAGTGCATAACCACAACCAAAttccaaaacaagaagaaaaaataatttaatatttcttttttctttttcttatttttagaggaaaaaaaaaaagagtgtggtATGGAATTTGACGAGCAAGAAGAGCAAGAGGAGGAACTGGGAATACCTGAGGCACCGCAGCCGCAAGCCACGCAAGCGTGTTACGACTCACTCGGAAACTCAGCGAAACTCACTGGGGATGGAACCGCCGCGTCAGGCTTTGGACGAAAAGGAGCAGCAGCGTCGTCGGTGAGGTACCGTGAATGTCAGAAGAACCACGCCGTCAGCTTCGGCGGCCACGCCGTAGACGGTTGCTGCGAGTTCATGGCCGCCGGAGAGGACGGCTCGCTGGAGGCCGTCATCTGCGCTGCCTGCAACTGCCACCGCAACTTTCACCGCAAAGAGATCGACGGCGACATAAGAGGTGGAAGCGGCGCCGGGACCTTACACCACCACCGTCCTCAACCTCCTCCGCCGCATCTCCACCAATTCTCCCCTTACTACCACCACCGCGGTCCGCCGTACCCGGCAGGGTACCTTCACCACCTTGCAACACCTCCGATGGCTCAGCACCGTCCTCTAGCACTTCCTGCAGCGGTTTCCGGCGGTGGACTAAGCAGAGATGAGGAGGACATGTCGAACCCTAGCAGCAGCGGTGGCGGCGGCGGAGGCGGAGGTGGCGGTTGCGGAAGCGGTTCTTCAAAGAAAAGGTTCAGGACGAAGTTCACGCAGGAACAGAAGGATAAGATGCTTGCTTTCGCTGAACAAGTTGGATGGCGGATCCAGAAGCAAGATGAAGCCATGGTTGAACAGTTCTGTGCCGAAGCTTGCGTTAAGAGGAGCGTTCTCAAGGTTTGGATgcacaataacaagaacactctTGGTAAGAAACCCTAATTTGGTACTAATTTATTTTCTCCCTTCATTATGatgatgattaattaattttaattattgtgtCCCTTTCTAgttattctttgtttctttggtgtccctttctctctcttttttatgaGATTATGAATTTATGACGAGTTTTAATTTTgtgttgagaaaaaaaaaaagaaaagaaaaaagaatttgtAATGTGAAGCTCTTTAATGGGAGATCAAGCTCGGTTTGATTTCTTACTTCTTACTTGTTACTTTAAACTTCTGCTGATTTTAGATTTATTTCTAAGTTAACCGTTATTTTATGGAAATTTTTTTGTTAGTGGTAGTTCTAAGTTTCATGTTTGGAAATGGCAAGTGCTGTGGAAGCTTTAGGAAGTAATAAGTGAGGAATGTAATTAGCAGATTTATTAAACATTAATGTCAGGTGAACCCGTACTGCTACTAGCTAGGTTTCATTATTAATCTTGAGTTAATCATGGAGAGAAATCTAATAAAGACAAAATAACCCAGCATATAATGCATGCATTTgtaataatacaaataattttctgTGTGGTTTATTTAACATGCGTAATCCTCTCCCGCATTttctcctttctttctctctcatattAATGTCCCAAGTGAGTCTCCGTAATTAATCTTCCCATTCTGTTCACGCTTCAACTTTATAGTCAGCTAAGAAATTAATTCACTAATAGTCAAGAGAGATTCACTGATTCATGAACCAAACTCCCACAGTGACGTGAGTAACAGTAAATTTGCTTGTGAAATTGTGTCATAGAGTACCTTTTCTCTCTTGTCTTTGTTCATTCCACCATTAATTCATAAATTtggtattattattaattacttcCGCGCAATTATATCCGGTACTTACTTTTTGCTGAAGAACATGCACCTAGTCGTCCTCCATTTATGAATTATTCTATAGACTTTCAGTTTAATTTCTTCCTTTATGTTAGGTCGCTGTtacgttttcttttcttttgttaatttattttctttggctttttgtgggGGTGGTggtttgggttttgggttttgggagGGAGAGGGGGAGGGGAGAGGAAAGGAAACTACACTGTTGAAATTTTATGGGTTGAATGATTCAATTCCATTCTCGTATATGTTTAGTGACTGGTGAGAGTGGTGGTGTGAAAAGCGAGAAAGCAAATGGAAGAACAAATTAAACTAAGAGTGGGCGGTTCACGCGGCAAACTCGTACACTGTTTGCTTGTCTGGTCATCACAGAAATCAGTCTTTGCAGAATCAGATTTTgcagatctttttttttttcttctgattATGATGAACAGAAAAACCTTGCTTGGTGCCAGGTTGCTGCACGACAGCACTAATAAACTATTTTTGCTCATCTGTTTCTTGTtcgtttatttttcatttttaaaatttaaattatttgtattttgaATGGAACATCCATCCGTTTAATGATTAGCTTTAGCTTTAAGGTTGTTTAGGGTTAGTTTTCAATGTCGTTATTTTCATGATGGTGTTTAGCTAGGGTGCCTAGGCACAAATGCATATGCCACCTATTGCTGTGTGTTAATGTATGTATAAATGCACAAGGGTGGTCTTCATCACATAGAGCGAAGACCTTAAACAAGAAATGCTAATATATAAGCAACACTAATAATTTTAACTACTACATAAAAAATTACACTAGAATAAGAAATATGTGTATTTTGAGAGACTCGCAtacaaagttaaaaaaaatacgcatcctttttatttttggtgtaaTTATTGGTGTAGTTTTCAAAATTGgtaatttgtttatatttttgcTTAAACAAAGATGATGTAACCTTTTGGTTTGATAAAAAACAATTACTAATATAATGATTCAATGAATGTCATTGACTTCAAAGTTGCAGAAAAGGTGCAGTTTTTCTTCCTCAATAATTTtcgttttatattttatttatatttttccaaaaaaatgctaccattttttattattgttttcaaAAGTGAATGACATTATTTCTTACGGAAGCAGCAGAGCTGATTCCCATTTGAAGGGACCAAATAATTTTTAGTTCCATATAAATACTTATATTATGACTCAAAAAGTCATTACTTCTATGAattgttttt is a window from the Arachis hypogaea cultivar Tifrunner chromosome 17, arahy.Tifrunner.gnm2.J5K5, whole genome shotgun sequence genome containing:
- the LOC112765272 gene encoding zinc-finger homeodomain protein 2 isoform X2, which encodes MEFDEQEEQEEELGIPEAPQPQATQACYDSLGNSAKLTGDGTAASGFGRKGAAASSVRYRECQKNHAVSFGGHAVDGCCEFMAAGEDGSLEAVICAACNCHRNFHRKEIDGDIRGGSGAGTLHHHRPQPPPPHLHQFSPYYHHRGPPYPAGYLHHLATPPMAQHRPLALPAAVSGGGLSRDEEDMSNPSSSGGGGGGGGGGCGSGSSKKRFRTKFTQEQKDKMLAFAEQVGWRIQKQDEAMVEQFCAEACVKRSVLKVWMHNNKNTLVTGESGGVKSEKANGRTN
- the LOC112765272 gene encoding zinc-finger homeodomain protein 2 isoform X1; amino-acid sequence: MEFDEQEEQEEELGIPEAPQPQATQACYDSLGNSAKLTGDGTAASGFGRKGAAASSVRYRECQKNHAVSFGGHAVDGCCEFMAAGEDGSLEAVICAACNCHRNFHRKEIDGDIRGGSGAGTLHHHRPQPPPPHLHQFSPYYHHRGPPYPAGYLHHLATPPMAQHRPLALPAAVSGGGLSRDEEDMSNPSSSGGGGGGGGGGCGSGSSKKRFRTKFTQEQKDKMLAFAEQVGWRIQKQDEAMVEQFCAEACVKRSVLKVWMHNNKNTLEYVREIVCACVGERRETTKKKDRPPGGCCAPVTIPLHHCLKMKDNNATE